One window from the genome of Salvia miltiorrhiza cultivar Shanhuang (shh) chromosome 7, IMPLAD_Smil_shh, whole genome shotgun sequence encodes:
- the LOC130992565 gene encoding E3 ubiquitin-protein ligase WAV3-like, with protein sequence MGTGWRRAFCNTLPRDRVAAESDQQRPTRSNPSTPRLRCKSMEKNKIDAMNPKLECKTTNSTPTTHSRIRFSSAPSSPRSPFSILKNSLRLSRNSCGVCMQSVKSGQGTAIYTAECGHAFHFPCIAAHVGKQSALVCPVCAAVWKDVPLLAIHTQQNRQQEEKIVRIDPAAAPLSSPKINRRCDAAVYADDEPLLTPKFNPIRESVVDEGEDEVEEFQGFFVNPVSSSDDACSFNNADSRTVEVTVLPDAAVISQGRTHDTYAVVLKVRAPPPPHVPDAAKRAPIDLVTVLDVSGSMTGAKLDMLKRAMRLVIASLSSADRLSILAFAAAPKRLLPLRRMTPQGQRAARRIIDHLGCSHGSSMAEALREATRVLEERRERNPVASIILLSDGRDDGGAAANDENSQRCASSHSTRFSHVEIPVHSAGFSREPAENAFSKCVSGLLSVVVQDVKIQLGLASGSDPAEIMAVYSCNERPSVLGSSCIRLGDLYAEEEKELLMEIRVPASRVGYGSHHVLSVKCCYKEPATQELIFGKDEALLVPRPQSVRSGLPRIERLRNVFITSRAVAESRRLIEHNELSSAMQLLSSARALLLQTTSDLAGEYVRGLEAELAELQWRRHHQQQVALRRRRSSEEREIGLFVDENGEPLTPTSAWRAAEKLAKAAQVKKSFNRVSDLHGFENARF encoded by the exons ATGGGTACAGGTTGGAGAAGAGCATTTTGCAACACTCTCCCGAGAGACAGGGTCGCGGCGGAGTCGGATCAGCAGAGACCCACCAGAAGCAATCCTTCCACTCCTCGCTTGCGTTGCAAGAGTATGGAGAAGAACAAGATTGATGCGATGAATCCCAAGCTGGAATGCAAAACTACCAACTCCACGCCCACAACTCATTCCAGAATCCGCTTCAGCTCGGCGCCGTCTTCTCCCAGATCCCCTTTCTCTATCCTCAAAAACTCGCTGCGCCTATCCAGA AACAGTTGTGGAGTGTGTATGCAGAGCGTCAAGAGCGGGCAAGGAACTGCAATCTACACGGCGGAGTGCGGCCACGCCTTCCACTTCCCCTGCATCGCCGCCCACGTCGGGAAGCAGAGCGCGCTCGTCTGCCCCGTCTGCGCCGCCGTCTGGAAGGATGTCCCTCTGCTCGCCATCCACACGCAACAAAACCGCCAACAAGAGGAGAAGATTGTCCGAATCGATCCCGCCGCCGCCCCTCTCTCTAGCCCTAAAATCAACAGAAGGTGCGACGCGGCGGTTTACGCCGACGATGAGCCCTTGCTCACGCCCAAATTCAATCCTATTCGGGAGTCTGTGGTGGATGAAGGGGAGGATGAGGTTGAGGAGTTTCAAGGGTTCTTCGTCAATCCCGTTTCCAGCAGCGACGACGCTTGCTCCTTCAACAACGCCGATTCCAGAACGGTGGAGGTCACCGTCCTCCCCGACGCCGCCGTCATCTCCCAGGGCCGCACGCATGATACCTACGCCGTTGTTTTGAAGGTCAGAGCGCCGCCTCCACCGCACGTCCCCGACGCCGCGAAGCGCGCGCCGATCGACCTGGTCACGGTCCTCGACGTCAGCGGCAGCATGACCGGCGCCAAGCTGGATATGCTCAAGCGAGCCATGCGCCTCGTCATCGCCTCTCTCAGCTCGGCTGACCGCCTCTCCATCCTGGCGTTCGCCGCCGCCCCGAAGCGGCTGCTGCCTCTGCGGCGGATGACGCCTCAGGGCCAGCGAGCGGCGCGGAGGATCATCGATCACCTCGGCTGCAGCCACGGCTCCAGCATGGCGGAGGCTCTCAGGGAAGCCACTCGCGTGCTCGAGGAGCGGCGCGAGAGGAACCCCGTAGCGAGCATTATACTACTATCCGACGGCCGCGATGACGGAGGCGCTGCCGCCAACGACGAGAACAGCCAACGCTGCGCTTCGTCTCACTCAACTCGTTTCTCGCACGTGGAAATACCGGTGCATTCAGCCGGCTTCAGCCGCGAGCCGGCGGAGAACGCCTTCTCGAAATGCGTATCCGGCTTATTGAGCGTTGTGGTTCAAGATGTGAAAATCCAACTCGGGCTGGCGTCCGGGTCGGATCCGGCTGAGATTATGGCGGTTTATTCATGCAATGAGCGGCCATCGGTTCTCGGGTCGAGCTGCATCCGCCTGGGCGATCTGTACgcggaggaggagaaggaaTTACTCATGGAAATCCGGGTCCCGGCATCCCGGGTCGGGTACGGGTCGCACCACGTGCTTTCGGTTAAATGCTGTTACAAGGAGCCGGCCACGCAGGAGCTGATCTTCGGCAAGGATGAGGCGCTGCTGGTGCCGAGGCCCCAATCCGTCCGATCCGGATTGCCGAGGATCGAACGGCTGAGGAATGTCTTCATCACCAGCCGAGCCGTGGCCGAGTCGCGGCGGCTGATCGAGCACAACGAGCTGTCCAGCGCCATGCAGCTGCTGTCCTCGGCTCGAGCGCTGCTGCTGCAGACGACTTCGGATTTGGCCGGAGAATATGTGAGAGGGTTGGAGGCGGAGCTGGCGGAGTTGCAGTGGAGGAGACACCACCAGCAGCAAGTGGcgctgcggcggcggcggagcagtgaggagagagaaattggaTTGTTTGTTGATGAGAATGGGGAGCCGCTGACGCCGACGTCGGCTTGGAGAGCCGCTGAGAAGCTGGCTAAAGCGGCTCAGGTTAAGAAATCTTTTAACAGAGTCAGCGATTTGCACGGCTTTGAAAATGCTAGATTTTAG
- the LOC130992594 gene encoding uncharacterized protein LOC130992594, with protein sequence MEIDKAIRESDDTRLKTKYNNAVYVIQRALALYSVEEVAFSFNGGKDSTVLLHLLRAGHYLHKVGKNPSAADTEITFPIRTIYFESSSAFPEINSFTYDIASIYNLQMDIIRLDFKSGLEGLLKAHPIRAIFLGVRIGDPTAVGQEQFSPSSPGWPPFMRVNPILDWSYRDVWAFLLTCKVQYCSLYDQGYTSIGSIHDTVPNALLCHSKTKGNEQNYKPAYLLSDGRLERAGRVKKGTFKPSPAVSNGFKHDDSHFKRNFTASVIAVGDEILFGTVEDRMRSILCRKLHSVGWAVSHISVTRNDIDSVADEVERLKSTSDMVFIYGGVGPLPSDLTVAGVAKAFSVRMAPDEEFEEYLRHILGERCTGDRNEMAQLPEGITELLHHEKLRVPLIKCQNVIILTATNASELENEWDCLIELMPSDGLLVITEPFVSKKLATTLSDLDAAQPLSEICCKFPDLHIGAYRESRGGSLIITVKGKDISRISTAADALCNKFGCKEIE encoded by the exons ATGGAGATCGATAAGGCCATAAGAGAAAGTGATGATACAAGGTTGAAGACAAAGTACAACAATGCCGTCTACGTAATCCAAAGAGCTCTTGCTCTTTACTC TGTTGAAGAGGTTGCCTTCAGCTTCAATGGTGGAAAAGATTCAACT GTTTTGTTGCACCTTCTTAGGGCAGGCCATTATTTGCACAAGGTTGGAAAGAATCCGTCCGCTGCAGATACTGAAATAACATTTCCAATACGGACCATTTATTTTGAGAGTTCTTCGGCTTTCCCTGAAATCAACTCATTCACTTATGACATAGCATCTAT TTATAACTTGCAGATGGACATCATTCGCCTAGATTTCAAGTCAGGCTTGGAGGGCCTTTTAAAAGCACATCCTATTAGAGCTATTTTTCTAGGTGTTCGAATTGGTGATCCAACTGCT GTTGGGCAAGAGCAATTCTCGCCGAGCTCACCTGGATGGCCGCCTTTCATGAGAGTGAATCCCATCTTGGATTGGTCATACAG AGACGTTTGGGCCTTTCTCTTGACTTGCAAGGTTCAATACTGCAGCCTATATGATCAAGG TTACACTTCAATTGGTAGCATTCACGATACAGTTCCTAATGCACTATTGTGCCATAGCAAGACAAAAGGTAACGAACAGAATTACAAACCTGCATATCTGCTTTCCGACGGAAGATTGGAAAGAGCAGGGAGGGTTAAAAAGGGCACTTTTAAGCCATCACCTGCTGTTAGTAATGGCTTTAAGCATGATGACTCACATTTCAAAAGAAATTTTACCGCCTCGGTTATTGCTGTGGGAGATGAAATTCT GTTTGGCACTGTCGAGGATCGGATGAGGTCCATACTGTGTAGAAAGCTCCACTCTGTTGGGTGGGCTGTTTCACATATTTCTGTTACCCGAAATGAT ATTGATTCTGTAGCAGATGAAGTTGAGCGGCTAAAGTCGACAAGTGATATG GTTTTCATATATGGAGGGGTCGGCCCACTGCCCTCAGATCTCACTGTAGCTGGTGTTGCTAAAGCATTCAGTGTCCGGATG GCCCCTGACGAAGAATTTGAAGAATATTTGAGGCATATACTAGGTGAAAGGTGTACGGGAGATAGGAACGAG ATGGCACAGTTGCCCGAAGGCATCACCGAGCTGCTGCATCACGAGAAACTGAGAGTCCCTTTG ATTAAGTGCCAAAATGTGATAATTCTTACTGCGACGAATGCCTCTGAGCTGGAAAATGAGTGGGATTGCTTGATCGAGCTGATGCCATCTGACGGACTTCTAGTAATCACCGAACCATTTGTTTCAAAGAAACTGGCAACAACACTTTCCGAT TTAGATGCTGCTCAGCCTCTGTCTGAAATCTGCTGTAAATTTCCTGACCTCCACATTG GGGCGTATCGCGAATCAAGAGGAGGCTCTTTGATCATAACAGTCAAAGGCAAG GATATATCAAGAATTTCAACAGCTGCTGATGCATTATGCAACAAGTTTGGTTGCAAGGAAATTGAATGA